Within Paeniglutamicibacter psychrophenolicus, the genomic segment GGCGACCCCTCCGGTGCGAGCGAACCCGAGGGCACCGTGCAGGACCATGCCGGGCACGACCACGCGGAGGGCAACGAACACGTCTGGTACGACGTGCACACCGTCGGCGCGCTGGCCCGCGGCCTGGCCGCCGAGTACTCCAAGCTCATGCCCGCCAAGTCCGCGGAGTTCACGGCCGCGGCCGACGCCTTCGACAAGCGCATCGATGCGCTGGCCGGGCGCATCGACTCGTTGCGGGCCACCGCGGAAGGCAAGAAGTTCGCGATGACCGAACCGCTGGCCTACTACCTGCTCAGCGATGCCGGGATGGTCGATGGAACCCCCGCCGGCGTCAGCGCCGCGATGGAAGCCGGCGAGGACGTGCCCCCGCTGCTGCTCAAGAAGCTTGCCGAAGGGCTCGAATCGCACGAGTTCGCGGTGCTGGCGCTGAACACCCAGACCTCCGGGCCGCAGACCGAGAAGGTCGGCGCGCTGTCGAAGTCCGCCGGGGTCCCGGTGCTGGATTTGACCGAAACCCTGCCCGAGGGGCTCAACTACATCTCCTGGATGGAATCGAACGTGCAGCAACTTGAGGTGGCCCTTGGCCGCTAGCCCCAGCACCGTGCCGGGCGCCCCGGCCAAGCCCGCACCCGAACCGGTGGTGCGCCTGCGCGGCGCCTCGCTGCGCTTCGGCGACCGACTGCTCTGGGATGGGCTGGATTTGGACATCGCCCCGGGCGAATTCCTGGCCGTGCTGGGCCCCAACGGGTCGGGCAAGACCACCATGCTGCGCACCCTGATGGGCCTGCAGGAACTGTCCTCCGGCACCGTCGAGGTTGCCGGGCGGCCCGCGACCCGCGGCTCCCGCCAGGTCGGCACCATCCCGCAGCAGCGCTCCTTCGACGACAACACCCCGCTGCGCGCCCGCGACCTGGTGGCCCTGGGCATCGACGGTCACAAGTGGGGGATCCGACTGGGCCGGGCGAAGATGCGGGCGCGCGTGGACGAGCTGCTGGAACTGGTCGGGGCCACCGCCTACGCCGACCGCCCCGTCGGGGTGCTCTCCGGCGGCGAGCAGCAGCGGCTGCGCGCGGCCCAGGCGCTGGCGGACGACCCGCGGCTGCTGCTGTGCGACGAGCCGCTGCTCTCCCTGGATTTGCACCACCAGCAGGCCGTCTCCTCGCTGATCCACCGCCAGGCCTGCGACCACGGGGCGGCGGTGGTCTTCGTGACCCACGAGATCAACCCGATC encodes:
- a CDS encoding metal ABC transporter solute-binding protein, Zn/Mn family, with the protein product MNKPLRALAAAACLLLLSACATAPAGQGAQPGAAGPVLEVVASTSVYADVARAVGGSAVSVRAIVDKTSQDPHSYEATARDKLAVSKADVVIANGGGYDPFMDALAQGLSLPDGAMIHAVDFQAGHGDPSGASEPEGTVQDHAGHDHAEGNEHVWYDVHTVGALARGLAAEYSKLMPAKSAEFTAAADAFDKRIDALAGRIDSLRATAEGKKFAMTEPLAYYLLSDAGMVDGTPAGVSAAMEAGEDVPPLLLKKLAEGLESHEFAVLALNTQTSGPQTEKVGALSKSAGVPVLDLTETLPEGLNYISWMESNVQQLEVALGR
- a CDS encoding metal ABC transporter ATP-binding protein — its product is MAASPSTVPGAPAKPAPEPVVRLRGASLRFGDRLLWDGLDLDIAPGEFLAVLGPNGSGKTTMLRTLMGLQELSSGTVEVAGRPATRGSRQVGTIPQQRSFDDNTPLRARDLVALGIDGHKWGIRLGRAKMRARVDELLELVGATAYADRPVGVLSGGEQQRLRAAQALADDPRLLLCDEPLLSLDLHHQQAVSSLIHRQACDHGAAVVFVTHEINPILQYVDRVLYLAGGRFHVGTPEEVMRSEVLSELYGSPIEVFESNGRIVVVGMPETVNHAHPHQGA